In Paracoccus jeotgali, the following are encoded in one genomic region:
- a CDS encoding amino acid ABC transporter permease codes for MFNYTFQWKQAYAKLPQMLDGALVTMQIAILSMVIGILLAITLTLFRQSNSRVLKGIATTWVEVARNTPALFQIYMAHFGLAGLGLHLSPYSSLLLGITFNNAGYLAENFRGALKGIPDTQARAGWSLGMTRIQAFRYIVVPQMLRISFPTITNQMVWAVLMTSLGVTVGLNKDLYGVTQDLNALTFRTFELFALAAVIFYFIVKIIQIGARLLARRLFRY; via the coding sequence ATGTTCAATTATACCTTCCAGTGGAAGCAGGCCTACGCCAAGCTTCCGCAGATGCTGGATGGTGCGCTTGTCACCATGCAGATCGCGATCCTGTCCATGGTCATCGGGATCCTGCTGGCCATCACGTTGACCCTGTTCCGGCAATCCAACAGCCGCGTCCTGAAGGGCATCGCCACCACCTGGGTCGAGGTCGCGCGCAACACGCCGGCGCTGTTCCAGATCTATATGGCGCATTTCGGGCTGGCCGGGCTGGGCCTGCATCTTAGCCCCTACAGTTCGCTGCTGCTGGGCATCACCTTCAACAATGCCGGTTATCTGGCCGAGAACTTCCGCGGCGCGCTGAAGGGCATTCCCGACACGCAGGCCCGCGCCGGCTGGTCGCTGGGCATGACGCGGATTCAGGCGTTCCGTTACATCGTCGTGCCGCAGATGCTGCGGATCTCGTTTCCGACCATCACCAATCAGATGGTCTGGGCCGTGCTGATGACCTCGCTCGGGGTCACGGTGGGGCTGAACAAGGATCTGTACGGCGTCACGCAGGATCTGAACGCGCTGACCTTCCGCACCTTCGAGCTGTTCGCGCTGGCCGCAGTCATCTTCTATTTCATCGTCAAGATCATCCAGATCGGTGCGCGCCTGCTCGCGCGGCGCCTG
- a CDS encoding ABC transporter substrate-binding protein yields MKKAVITAVTFAATALAGPAMADKLDDIIASGTLRCAVVLDFPPMGSRDADNNPQGFDVDYCNDLAAALGVTAEIVETTFPERIPALVSGQVDVGVASTSDTLERAKTVGFTIPYYAFENAVVANEGVEMTDWEGMKGKTVGATAGTYEAIWLEGKIKEWGEGEFRPYQNQADVFLALSQGQLDATVSTVEVAEANVKSGNFPGIRVVDKAPMVPDYVALITLRNEQGLLNYLNLFIHQQVRTGRYAELYEKWVGEGEPADLTIKGVYR; encoded by the coding sequence ATGAAAAAGGCAGTCATTACTGCTGTGACCTTCGCCGCGACCGCCTTGGCGGGTCCGGCCATGGCCGACAAGCTGGACGACATCATCGCCTCGGGCACGCTGCGCTGCGCGGTGGTGCTGGACTTTCCGCCGATGGGCTCGCGCGATGCCGACAACAATCCGCAGGGCTTCGACGTCGATTACTGCAACGATCTGGCCGCCGCGCTGGGCGTGACGGCGGAAATCGTCGAGACGACCTTCCCTGAACGCATCCCGGCGCTGGTCTCGGGTCAGGTCGATGTGGGCGTCGCCTCGACCTCGGACACGCTGGAACGGGCCAAGACGGTCGGCTTCACCATCCCCTATTACGCCTTTGAAAACGCCGTCGTCGCCAATGAAGGCGTAGAGATGACCGACTGGGAAGGCATGAAGGGCAAGACCGTCGGCGCCACCGCCGGCACCTATGAGGCGATCTGGCTGGAAGGCAAGATCAAGGAGTGGGGCGAGGGCGAGTTCCGGCCCTATCAGAACCAGGCCGACGTGTTCCTGGCGCTGTCGCAGGGCCAGCTGGACGCCACCGTCTCGACCGTCGAAGTGGCCGAGGCGAATGTGAAATCCGGCAACTTCCCCGGCATCCGCGTCGTCGACAAGGCGCCGATGGTGCCCGACTATGTGGCCCTGATCACGCTGCGCAACGAACAGGGGCTGCTGAACTATCTGAACCTGTTCATCCACCAGCAGGTCCGCACCGGCCGCTATGCCGAGCTGTATGAAAAGTGGGTGGGCGAGGGCGAACCTGCCGACCTGACCATCAAGGGCGTCTATCGCTGA
- a CDS encoding aldehyde dehydrogenase (NADP(+)): MSFDPHGKHLIAGEWVAGASQFRSEPAHGPAHDFSVGSPKLVDRACQAAEAAFWDYAQTSRAARADFLDAIADEIEARAEAITQIGSQESGLPEARLQGERGRTTGQLRLFADHIRKGDYLDRRIDAALPDRQPLPRPELRMVQRPIGPVAVFGASNFPLAFSTAGGDTAAALAAGCPVVVKGHSAHPGTGEIVAEAIKAAIERTGMPAGVFSLIQGGDREVGQALVQHPLIKAVGFTGSLAGGRALFDLCAARPEPIPFFGELGSVNPMFVLPHAAAARGTEIGQGWAGSLTMGAGQFCTNPGIAVIGQGAEGDAFVAAAGQALQQTDAQVMLTDGIAKAYREGKARFDTRNAVTPVLTTDSSGREARPNLYETDAATYLQDHALGEEVFGPLGLVIRVSGADEMESLARGLEGQLTATIHMDDADADDARRLLPILERKAGRVLANGFPTGVEVADSMVHGGPYPASTNFGATSVGTLSIRRFLRPVCYQNIPASILPEDLA, from the coding sequence ATGAGCTTTGACCCTCATGGCAAACACCTGATTGCTGGCGAATGGGTGGCGGGGGCCTCGCAGTTCCGGTCCGAGCCCGCGCATGGCCCCGCACATGATTTTTCCGTTGGCTCGCCCAAGCTGGTTGACCGCGCCTGTCAGGCGGCCGAGGCCGCGTTCTGGGACTATGCCCAGACCAGCCGGGCCGCGCGTGCCGATTTCCTTGACGCCATCGCCGACGAGATCGAGGCCCGCGCCGAGGCGATCACCCAGATCGGCAGTCAGGAATCCGGCCTGCCCGAGGCGCGGCTGCAGGGCGAGCGCGGCCGCACCACCGGCCAGCTTCGGCTGTTCGCCGATCATATCCGCAAGGGCGACTATCTCGACCGCCGCATCGACGCGGCCCTGCCCGACCGCCAGCCCCTGCCGCGTCCCGAATTGCGGATGGTGCAGCGGCCCATCGGCCCGGTCGCGGTGTTCGGGGCGTCGAACTTTCCGCTCGCCTTCTCGACCGCCGGTGGCGACACCGCGGCGGCGCTGGCGGCGGGTTGCCCGGTGGTGGTCAAGGGCCACTCGGCCCATCCCGGCACCGGCGAGATCGTGGCCGAGGCGATTAAGGCCGCCATCGAGCGCACGGGGATGCCCGCGGGCGTCTTCAGCCTGATCCAGGGCGGCGACCGCGAGGTCGGACAGGCGCTGGTCCAGCATCCGCTGATCAAGGCCGTGGGCTTTACCGGCAGCCTCGCCGGCGGGCGGGCGCTGTTCGACCTGTGCGCCGCGCGGCCCGAGCCGATCCCCTTTTTCGGCGAGCTGGGTAGCGTGAACCCGATGTTCGTTCTGCCCCACGCCGCCGCCGCGCGCGGGACAGAGATCGGGCAGGGCTGGGCCGGGTCGCTGACCATGGGCGCGGGTCAGTTCTGCACCAATCCCGGCATCGCCGTGATCGGTCAGGGGGCCGAGGGCGACGCCTTTGTCGCCGCCGCGGGTCAGGCGCTGCAGCAGACCGACGCGCAGGTCATGCTGACCGACGGCATTGCCAAGGCCTATCGCGAGGGCAAGGCGCGCTTCGACACCCGCAACGCGGTGACGCCGGTGCTGACCACCGACAGCAGCGGGCGCGAGGCGCGGCCGAACCTGTATGAAACCGACGCCGCGACCTATCTTCAGGATCACGCGCTGGGCGAAGAGGTGTTCGGCCCGCTGGGTCTGGTGATCCGCGTCAGCGGCGCGGACGAGATGGAGAGCCTGGCCCGCGGGTTGGAGGGGCAGTTGACCGCCACCATCCACATGGACGACGCGGACGCGGATGACGCCCGCCGCCTGCTGCCGATCCTGGAACGCAAGGCCGGGCGCGTGCTGGCCAACGGCTTCCCCACCGGGGTCGAGGTGGCCGACAGCATGGTCCATGGCGGCCCCTATCCGGCCAGCACCAATTTCGGCGCGACCTCGGTCGGCACGCTGTCCATCCGGCGCTTCCTGCGCCCGGTCTGCTATCAGAACATCCCCGCCTCGATCCTGCCCGAAGATCTGGCTTGA
- a CDS encoding Ldh family oxidoreductase yields MPDTTLTIDELTQLVTRIFLNAGVTPAQAGPVAQVIVAGERDGCKSHGVYRIEGCLRTLAAGKVQGQAQPVLQQDEGAIIRVDAGGGFSPGAFDLGAPLLARRAQDLGIAALVINNCTHFSALWPEIEALCDHGVAALAMCPSYSTVAPSGGNAPLLGTNPFAFGWPRPDKLPYVFDFATSVAARGEIELHRRAGTPLPEGWAIDRDGQPTTDPQEALDGAMLPFGGHKGSAISTMIELLGGAMIGDLTSRETLDYLGTTDYLPHHGELLIALSPERFSAGRPGDPFARAETLFKAISGQGARLPSQRRFAAREVSQRDGITLSGEEMARLTRLLDDPRV; encoded by the coding sequence ATGCCGGATACGACCCTGACCATTGACGAGTTGACCCAGCTTGTCACCCGCATCTTTCTGAACGCCGGGGTGACGCCTGCACAGGCCGGGCCGGTGGCGCAGGTGATCGTCGCGGGTGAACGTGACGGCTGCAAATCCCACGGCGTCTATCGGATCGAGGGGTGTCTGCGGACGCTGGCGGCGGGCAAGGTGCAGGGGCAGGCGCAACCGGTGCTGCAACAGGATGAGGGCGCGATCATCCGCGTCGATGCCGGCGGCGGGTTTTCCCCCGGCGCCTTCGATCTGGGCGCGCCGCTGCTGGCCCGGCGGGCGCAGGATCTGGGCATCGCCGCGCTGGTCATCAACAATTGCACGCATTTCTCGGCCCTCTGGCCGGAGATTGAGGCGCTGTGCGATCATGGCGTCGCGGCGCTGGCGATGTGCCCCAGCTATTCCACCGTCGCGCCCTCTGGCGGAAACGCGCCGCTGCTGGGCACGAACCCCTTTGCCTTCGGCTGGCCCCGGCCCGACAAGCTGCCCTATGTCTTCGACTTCGCCACCTCGGTCGCCGCGCGTGGCGAGATCGAGCTGCACCGCCGCGCCGGCACGCCTCTGCCCGAAGGCTGGGCGATCGACCGCGACGGCCAGCCCACCACCGACCCGCAAGAGGCGCTGGACGGGGCGATGCTGCCCTTTGGCGGGCACAAGGGCTCGGCCATCTCGACCATGATCGAGCTGCTGGGCGGGGCGATGATCGGCGATCTGACCAGCCGCGAGACGCTGGATTACCTTGGCACCACCGACTACCTGCCCCATCACGGCGAGCTTCTGATCGCGCTGAGCCCCGAACGCTTCTCGGCCGGGCGCCCCGGCGATCCCTTCGCGCGGGCCGAGACGCTGTTCAAGGCGATCTCGGGCCAAGGCGCCCGCCTGCCCTCGCAACGCCGCTTTGCCGCGCGCGAGGTCTCGCAGCGCGACGGCATCACCCTGAGCGGCGAGGAAATGGCGCGGCTGACCCGCCTGCTGGACGATCCGCGCGTCTAG
- a CDS encoding Hint domain-containing protein: MASTEYQSLYLGNATRMDTFNGGSNDGIVGQGAVNNVLGGKTIGTQGSPLFAQSTNLSLNDNNGGNGVSFDHNNPAPRDNITYTRAGQNYTSEADAGVVVTGVTVVQELGGGQTQTITITARVLQMTNGDMFLLAPLSGGDDEGQGELVSHPIRSIKFKNEPSFVTNFAQVSTDRVPLLFRDGFVDGTADDDLMVPGYVDARGDRVDSNDAILPGHTGNMDHIRAGAGNDTVYAGLAADTVEGGAGNDLIYGHGPENVVGPDDNAADVLYGGTGNDTIYGQGGDDSLYGEDGNDVLYGGTGDDLLDGGTGNDVLYGGTGNDLLFGGAGNDTLYGESGNDTLKGGEGNDVLYGGAGNDLLDGGKGNDFLDGGEGKDTLTGGDGFDTFVAGDGVLIKDFNVATGGNIEDGDIVLGTGQDNNDFVDLSKWYNEQTLAEWNAANPENTYGNPLGWLRADQEDGVLNVIGDMRIQNGGNAVDGEDLTWDNTNVVCFGADALIMADGDEVAAGDLQVGDLVETRDDGLQAIRWIGKRHLDADTLAAYPNLRPIRIRAGALGDGLPHSDLIVSPQHRILVRSRIAMKMFGAAEVLVAAKQLVQLDGIDIATDLDSVTYVHFLFDRHQIVLSNGAETESMFTGEEALRSVGPQALAEIMAIFPELAQNHAEAVSARMLVSGRMGRKLAVRHAQNAKPLLM, translated from the coding sequence ATGGCGTCAACTGAGTATCAGTCACTCTATCTGGGCAATGCGACCCGGATGGACACCTTCAACGGCGGCAGCAACGACGGGATCGTCGGTCAGGGTGCGGTCAATAACGTCCTCGGCGGCAAGACCATCGGGACGCAAGGCAGCCCGTTGTTCGCGCAGAGCACGAACCTGTCGCTGAACGACAATAACGGCGGAAACGGCGTCTCCTTCGACCACAACAACCCCGCTCCCCGAGACAACATCACCTATACCCGCGCTGGCCAGAACTATACCAGCGAGGCTGATGCCGGTGTCGTCGTCACCGGTGTGACGGTCGTGCAGGAACTGGGCGGCGGTCAGACCCAGACCATCACCATCACCGCACGCGTCCTGCAGATGACGAATGGCGACATGTTCCTGCTGGCGCCACTGTCGGGTGGCGATGACGAGGGGCAGGGGGAACTGGTCTCGCATCCGATCCGCTCGATCAAATTCAAGAACGAGCCCAGCTTCGTCACCAATTTTGCCCAGGTCTCGACGGATCGCGTGCCGCTGCTGTTCCGTGACGGCTTTGTCGATGGCACGGCGGATGACGATCTGATGGTGCCCGGCTATGTCGATGCCCGCGGCGACCGCGTCGATTCGAACGACGCGATCCTGCCCGGTCACACCGGAAATATGGACCATATCCGCGCCGGCGCCGGTAACGACACCGTTTATGCCGGTCTCGCCGCTGACACCGTCGAAGGCGGGGCTGGTAATGATCTGATCTATGGCCACGGCCCTGAAAATGTGGTCGGACCCGACGATAACGCCGCCGATGTTCTGTATGGCGGCACCGGCAACGACACCATCTATGGCCAGGGCGGTGACGACAGCCTCTACGGCGAAGACGGCAACGACGTCCTGTATGGCGGCACCGGAGACGACCTTCTGGATGGCGGCACCGGCAACGACGTCCTGTATGGCGGAACCGGGAACGACCTTCTGTTTGGCGGCGCCGGCAACGACACGCTGTATGGCGAGTCCGGGAACGACACGCTGAAGGGCGGGGAGGGCAACGACGTCTTGTATGGCGGCGCGGGTAACGACCTGCTCGATGGCGGCAAGGGGAATGACTTCCTCGATGGCGGCGAGGGCAAGGACACGCTGACAGGCGGCGACGGTTTCGATACCTTCGTGGCGGGCGACGGTGTCCTGATCAAGGACTTCAACGTCGCCACCGGCGGCAATATCGAAGACGGCGACATCGTCTTGGGGACGGGGCAGGACAACAACGACTTCGTTGACCTGAGCAAGTGGTATAACGAGCAGACCCTCGCGGAATGGAACGCGGCGAACCCGGAAAATACCTACGGCAACCCCCTGGGCTGGCTGCGTGCCGATCAGGAAGACGGCGTGCTGAACGTCATCGGCGACATGCGGATCCAGAACGGCGGGAACGCCGTCGACGGTGAGGATCTGACCTGGGACAACACCAACGTCGTCTGCTTCGGTGCCGATGCGCTGATCATGGCTGACGGTGACGAGGTTGCCGCGGGCGATCTGCAGGTCGGTGATCTGGTCGAGACGCGCGATGACGGGCTGCAGGCGATCCGCTGGATCGGCAAGCGGCATCTGGATGCCGATACGCTGGCCGCCTATCCGAACCTGCGTCCGATCCGTATCCGGGCCGGGGCGCTGGGCGATGGCCTGCCGCATAGCGACCTGATCGTTTCGCCGCAGCACCGGATCCTCGTGCGCTCGCGCATCGCGATGAAGATGTTCGGCGCGGCCGAGGTGCTGGTCGCGGCCAAGCAGCTGGTGCAGCTGGACGGGATCGACATCGCGACGGATCTGGACAGCGTGACCTATGTCCACTTCCTGTTCGACCGCCACCAGATCGTGCTGTCGAACGGCGCCGAGACCGAATCGATGTTCACCGGCGAAGAGGCGCTGCGCTCGGTCGGGCCGCAGGCACTGGCCGAGATCATGGCGATCTTCCCGGAACTGGCCCAGAACCACGCCGAGGCGGTGTCGGCGCGGATGCTGGTGTCGGGGCGGATGGGCCGCAAGCTGGCGGTTCGTCACGCGCAGAACGCCAAGCCGCTGCTGATGTAA
- a CDS encoding aspartate aminotransferase family protein: protein MTHILHRSIGPDLPRAVSGEGVWIADAQGKRYLDGSGGAAVTALGHGNAEVLDAMRRQMDAIAYAHTSFFTTDAAESLADRLVGLAPGGLEHVYLVSGGSEAVEAALKMARQYFVEIGQPQRRHIIARRQSYHGNTIGALATGGNEWRRRQFQPILPETHHVSPCYAYRDMAAGESPEEYGARLAVELDETIRRLGADEVIAFVAEPVVGATLGAVTAVPGYFRAIREVCDRHGVLLILDEVMCGMGRTGTIFAHEQEGIAPDLVTIAKGLGGGYQPIGAVMLSDRIYRAFAEGSGLFQHGHTYIGHPIAAAAADKVVEIMARPGMMENVQAMGERLQSGLESRLGQHPNVGDIRGRGLFRGVELVADRDSKTPLDPALKTHAKIKKEAMARGLMCYPMGGTIDGVRGDHVLLAPPYIIAPEEVDILVDRLGDAIEAVLA, encoded by the coding sequence ATGACCCATATCCTGCATCGCAGCATCGGCCCGGATCTGCCGCGCGCCGTTTCCGGTGAGGGCGTCTGGATCGCCGACGCGCAGGGGAAGCGCTACCTCGACGGATCGGGCGGGGCGGCGGTGACCGCTCTCGGCCACGGCAATGCCGAGGTGCTGGACGCGATGCGGCGGCAGATGGACGCCATCGCCTATGCCCACACCTCGTTCTTTACCACCGATGCCGCCGAATCGCTGGCGGATCGGCTGGTCGGGCTGGCGCCGGGGGGGCTCGAGCATGTGTATCTCGTCTCGGGCGGGTCCGAGGCGGTCGAGGCGGCGCTGAAGATGGCGCGGCAGTACTTCGTCGAGATCGGCCAGCCGCAGCGCCGCCACATCATCGCGCGCCGGCAAAGCTATCACGGCAACACCATCGGCGCGCTGGCCACCGGCGGGAATGAATGGCGGCGGCGGCAGTTCCAGCCGATCCTGCCGGAAACGCATCACGTCTCGCCCTGCTACGCCTATCGCGACATGGCGGCGGGCGAATCGCCCGAGGAATACGGCGCGCGGCTGGCGGTCGAGCTGGACGAGACGATCCGGCGTCTGGGCGCGGATGAGGTCATCGCCTTCGTGGCCGAGCCGGTCGTCGGCGCCACCCTGGGCGCGGTGACGGCGGTCCCCGGCTATTTCCGCGCCATCCGCGAGGTCTGCGACCGCCACGGCGTGCTGCTGATCCTGGACGAGGTGATGTGCGGGATGGGCCGCACCGGCACCATCTTCGCCCATGAACAGGAAGGCATCGCCCCCGATCTGGTCACCATCGCCAAAGGTCTGGGCGGCGGCTATCAGCCCATCGGGGCGGTGATGCTGTCCGACCGGATCTATCGCGCCTTCGCCGAGGGCTCGGGCCTGTTCCAGCACGGCCACACCTATATCGGCCACCCGATTGCCGCCGCCGCCGCCGACAAGGTGGTCGAGATCATGGCCCGCCCCGGCATGATGGAAAACGTGCAGGCGATGGGCGAGCGTCTGCAATCGGGGCTGGAATCGCGGCTGGGGCAGCACCCCAATGTCGGCGACATTCGCGGGCGCGGGCTGTTCCGGGGGGTCGAACTGGTCGCCGACCGCGACAGCAAGACGCCGCTCGATCCGGCGCTGAAGACCCATGCCAAGATCAAGAAAGAGGCGATGGCCCGCGGGCTGATGTGCTATCCGATGGGCGGCACCATCGACGGGGTGCGCGGCGATCACGTCCTGCTCGCCCCGCCCTATATCATCGCCCCGGAGGAGGTCGACATCCTCGTCGACCGCCTCGGCGACGCGATCGAGGCGGTGCTGGCCTAG
- a CDS encoding cell wall hydrolase produces MSWLSGRRLTVCLLLGTAVLAGCGFGRRHSPQDCMERAMYFESNRSSRDGMIAVGSVVMNRVRSPDFPRSVCGVVGQKNQFAPGIMTRKMNDRSLPLVREAARSVLRGERHPLTGNAQYFHAATHRFGYDNMHYVVTTGGNAFYEKRPAIRVSQPVPLPPIEGITRRR; encoded by the coding sequence ATGTCATGGCTATCGGGACGGCGGCTGACGGTGTGTCTGCTGCTGGGGACGGCGGTGCTGGCCGGCTGCGGCTTTGGCCGCCGCCATTCGCCGCAGGATTGCATGGAACGGGCGATGTATTTCGAATCGAACCGCTCGAGCCGGGACGGGATGATCGCGGTCGGCAGCGTGGTGATGAACCGGGTCAGATCGCCCGATTTCCCGCGCAGCGTCTGCGGCGTGGTCGGGCAAAAGAACCAGTTCGCGCCCGGCATCATGACGCGGAAGATGAACGACCGCTCGCTGCCGCTGGTGCGCGAGGCCGCGCGGTCCGTCCTGCGCGGCGAGCGTCACCCGCTGACCGGCAACGCCCAGTATTTCCACGCCGCGACGCATCGCTTCGGCTATGACAACATGCATTATGTCGTGACCACCGGCGGCAACGCGTTCTACGAAAAGCGCCCCGCCATTCGGGTCAGCCAGCCGGTGCCGCTGCCCCCGATCGAGGGCATCACCCGCCGCCGCTAG
- a CDS encoding methionine ABC transporter ATP-binding protein produces MSTSPQTGAAIRFEKVGKSFETASGRVAALQDVSLDVAPGSICGIIGRSGAGKSTLLRMVNGLERPTEGSVLVAGRDVGRAKGPALRAIRREVGMIFQHFNLLASRTVYGNIALPLEIAGVPASRIRPRVMDLIARVGLQAQADRYPAALSGGQKQRVGIARALATEPKVLLSDEATSALDPETTQTVLALLRDINRDLGLTILLITHEMAVLRDIASHMAVIEAGRIVEAGETYDVFVRPNHPTTRSFLSGVTGITLPAFIAGKLETARPGGASAEVIRVTFAGHHATDPMLARLTSELGVAVNILAGAIEEIGARPFGNLLISVEAAQGAEARAYLERHGLLTEVLGYVR; encoded by the coding sequence ATGTCCACCTCTCCGCAAACCGGCGCAGCCATCCGCTTCGAGAAGGTGGGAAAATCCTTCGAGACCGCCTCGGGCCGGGTGGCGGCGCTGCAGGATGTCAGCCTCGACGTGGCGCCGGGCAGCATTTGCGGGATCATCGGCCGGTCCGGCGCGGGCAAATCGACGCTGCTGCGGATGGTCAACGGCCTTGAACGCCCGACCGAGGGCAGCGTGCTGGTCGCCGGTCGCGATGTCGGACGCGCCAAGGGGCCGGCCCTGCGCGCGATCCGGCGCGAGGTCGGGATGATCTTTCAGCATTTCAACCTGCTCGCCTCGCGCACCGTCTATGGCAACATCGCGCTGCCGCTGGAAATCGCCGGCGTCCCGGCCAGCCGCATCCGGCCCCGCGTCATGGACCTGATCGCGCGGGTGGGCCTGCAGGCGCAGGCGGACCGCTATCCCGCCGCGCTGTCCGGCGGGCAGAAGCAGCGCGTCGGCATCGCCCGCGCGCTGGCGACCGAACCCAAGGTGCTGCTGTCGGACGAGGCGACCTCGGCGCTCGACCCCGAGACCACGCAGACGGTGCTGGCGCTGCTGCGCGACATCAACCGCGATCTGGGGCTGACCATCCTGCTGATCACCCATGAAATGGCCGTGCTGCGCGACATCGCCAGCCACATGGCGGTGATCGAGGCCGGACGCATCGTCGAGGCAGGCGAAACCTATGACGTCTTTGTCCGGCCCAACCACCCGACGACGCGCAGCTTCCTGTCCGGCGTCACCGGCATCACCCTGCCCGCCTTCATCGCCGGCAAGCTGGAAACCGCGCGGCCGGGCGGTGCCTCGGCCGAGGTGATTCGCGTCACCTTCGCCGGGCATCACGCCACCGACCCGATGCTGGCCCGGCTGACCTCGGAACTGGGCGTGGCGGTGAACATCCTTGCCGGCGCCATCGAGGAAATCGGCGCCCGCCCCTTCGGCAACCTGCTGATCTCGGTCGAGGCGGCGCAGGGGGCCGAGGCCCGCGCCTATCTGGAACGTCACGGGCTGCTGACAGAGGTGCTTGGCTATGTCCGCTAA
- a CDS encoding methionine ABC transporter permease, whose product MSANLIALLYSATLQTLYMVAASAVLGTLGGLPLGVFLATSQRGELLSAPALNRGLGLVVNAARSVPFIILVVAIIPFTRWVAGTSIGTTAAIVPLTIAAIPFIARLVENAIREVDAGLIEAARAMGATPYQIIRKVLVPEALPGITLGLTLAVVSLIGYSAMVGAVGGEGLGDLGIRYGYQRFMPDVMLAVVVILIVMVQLVQSAGEWLAARVDRRAPRNRGH is encoded by the coding sequence ATGTCCGCTAACCTGATCGCGCTGCTCTACAGCGCCACATTGCAGACGCTTTACATGGTCGCGGCCTCGGCGGTGCTGGGCACGCTGGGCGGGCTGCCGCTTGGCGTGTTCCTGGCCACCTCGCAGCGGGGCGAGCTGCTGTCGGCGCCGGCGCTGAACCGGGGGCTGGGGCTGGTGGTGAACGCCGCGCGCTCGGTCCCCTTCATCATTTTGGTGGTGGCGATCATCCCCTTCACCCGCTGGGTCGCCGGCACCTCGATCGGGACCACCGCCGCCATTGTGCCGCTGACCATCGCCGCCATCCCCTTCATCGCGCGGCTGGTCGAGAACGCCATCCGCGAGGTCGATGCCGGCCTGATCGAGGCCGCCCGCGCCATGGGCGCCACGCCCTATCAGATCATCCGCAAGGTGCTCGTCCCCGAGGCGCTGCCCGGCATCACCCTGGGCCTGACGCTGGCCGTGGTCAGCCTGATCGGCTATTCCGCCATGGTCGGCGCCGTCGGCGGCGAGGGTCTGGGCGATCTGGGCATCCGCTATGGCTATCAGCGCTTCATGCCCGATGTGATGCTGGCCGTGGTGGTGATCCTGATCGTCATGGTCCAGCTTGTCCAATCGGCCGGCGAATGGCTGGCCGCCCGCGTCGACCGGCGCGCCCCGCGCAATCGCGGCCACTGA
- a CDS encoding MetQ/NlpA family ABC transporter substrate-binding protein: MLRLTTLISALALGATAAMADDIKVGVSPGEHAEIMEEVARIAAPKGLNIKVIEFSDYVVPNQALADGDLEANSFQHRPYLENQIKDRGFELVEIGTTITTPMGIYSDKLTDIAELPQGGKVAIPNDPTNGGRALLLLQDLGIIKLAEGTGLVPSPLDVTENAKELRFLELDAAQLPRALADADVAIINTNYALASGLNPKTDAIAMEKPDSPYVNIIVTRKGDEDAPWVAPLLDAYHSPELKAFIEEKYEGSVLTSW, translated from the coding sequence ATGCTCCGCCTGACCACGCTGATTTCCGCCCTTGCCCTCGGCGCCACCGCCGCCATGGCCGACGACATCAAGGTCGGCGTCTCGCCCGGCGAACATGCCGAGATCATGGAAGAGGTCGCCCGCATCGCCGCCCCCAAGGGCCTGAACATCAAGGTCATCGAGTTCTCGGACTATGTCGTTCCGAACCAGGCGCTGGCCGATGGCGATCTTGAAGCCAACAGCTTCCAGCACCGCCCCTATCTGGAAAACCAGATCAAGGATCGCGGCTTTGAACTGGTCGAGATCGGCACCACCATCACCACCCCGATGGGCATCTATTCCGACAAGCTGACCGACATCGCCGAGCTGCCGCAGGGCGGCAAGGTAGCGATCCCGAACGACCCCACCAATGGCGGCCGCGCCCTGCTGCTGCTGCAGGATCTGGGCATCATCAAGCTGGCCGAGGGCACCGGGCTGGTCCCCAGCCCGCTCGACGTGACCGAAAACGCCAAGGAGCTGCGTTTTCTGGAACTCGACGCCGCTCAACTGCCGCGCGCGCTGGCCGATGCGGATGTGGCGATCATCAACACCAACTATGCGCTCGCCTCGGGCCTGAACCCCAAGACCGACGCTATCGCGATGGAAAAGCCCGACAGCCCCTATGTGAACATCATCGTGACCCGCAAGGGTGACGAGGACGCGCCTTGGGTCGCCCCCCTGCTGGACGCCTACCACTCGCCCGAGCTGAAGGCGTTCATCGAGGAGAAATACGAAGGTTCGGTCCTGACCAGCTGGTGA